The Ancylobacter sp. WKF20 genome contains a region encoding:
- a CDS encoding ABC transporter ATP-binding protein — protein MSGPMEAALRLDNVQQSYTQGEGKLEILRGADFTVMPGQSVALVAPSGTGKSTLLHISGLLEHQDAGEVYIGGVPTGGMADAARTQIRRTDIGFVYQFHHLLPEFSAQENVMLPQMIRGLGKKEAARRAQELLGYLGLSKRLHHRPAELSGGEQQRVAIARAVANAPRLLLADEPTGNLDPHTADHVFHALSQLVEATGLAALIATHNLELASRMHRRVTLQDGKVVELG, from the coding sequence ATGTCCGGTCCCATGGAAGCGGCCCTGCGCCTCGACAACGTCCAGCAGTCCTACACCCAGGGCGAAGGCAAGCTGGAGATCCTGCGCGGCGCCGACTTCACCGTCATGCCCGGCCAGTCGGTCGCGCTCGTCGCACCCTCCGGCACGGGCAAGTCGACCCTGCTGCACATCTCCGGCCTTCTGGAGCATCAGGACGCCGGCGAGGTCTATATCGGCGGCGTGCCAACCGGCGGCATGGCGGATGCCGCCCGCACGCAGATCCGCCGCACCGACATCGGCTTCGTCTACCAGTTCCACCACCTCCTGCCGGAGTTCTCGGCGCAGGAGAATGTGATGCTGCCGCAGATGATCCGCGGTCTCGGCAAGAAGGAAGCCGCGCGTCGGGCGCAGGAGCTCTTGGGCTATCTCGGCCTGTCCAAGCGCCTGCATCACCGCCCGGCCGAACTGTCGGGCGGCGAGCAGCAGCGCGTCGCCATCGCCCGCGCTGTCGCCAACGCGCCGCGCCTGCTGCTGGCCGACGAGCCGACCGGCAATCTCGACCCGCACACCGCCGACCATGTGTTCCACGCGCTGTCCCAGCTCGTGGAGGCGACCGGCCTCGCGGCACTGATCGCCACGCATAATCTGGAGCTGGCGAGCCGTATGCACCGGCGCGTGACGCTGCAGGACGGCAAGGTGGTCGAACTCGGCTGA